AGAAAAACACTCAGGAAGCCCAAATCTTTATGATATTTCAAAACCAGTTAAATTTGGTGGTATGGGATTTAGACAAAACTTTGGTTTAGAACATGAAGGACAAACACTTTTAACTCCAAAAGGTTCAGCACCAGTTGGTGGTGTTCAAGATGGTGGATATCCAGAGATTACAAAAGAGAATATTGAATCAGTTTTAAAAATTACTTTAACTGAAGATGAAAAAGCTAAAATGGGTGCTAACTGGAAAGTTGATAAATCTAACTTGATAGTTGAAAAATGCATGGAAGCTGGAATTGCTCCTTATGGAAATGCAAAAGCAAGAGCAAAAGTTTGGCAATGGGCAGATCCTATTCCAAAACATAGAGAGCCTTTACATACTCCAAGAACGGATTTAATTAAAGATTATCCAAGTTTTGCAGATAAAAAAGATCACTGGAGAGTTGATACTAGATATATTAGTGAACAGACAAAACAAGATTGGGCAAAAGATTTCCCAACAAACCTTGTAACTGGAAGATTAGTAAATCTAAATGGTGCTGGAGTTGAAAATAGAGCTAGTAAATATTTAGCTAGATTAACACCTGAAATGTTCTGTGATATTAATCCAGATTTAGCAGGAAGACATGGTATTAGAAATGGTTCTATGATGTGGATTCACTCTCCAAATGGAACGAAAATTAAAGTTAAAGCAAAATACTCTTACTCTGTTACACCTGATAGAGTATTCCTACCATTCCATTTTGCTGGAATTATGGAAGGTGTTGATTTAAGCCATAGATATCCAACTGGAACACTACCTTATGCAATAGGTGAGAGTGCAAATACAGTTACTAACTACGGTTATGACATAGTTACACAAATCCCTGAAACAAAAGGTGGTTTATGTAGAGTAGAAAGAGCTTAGGAGAAGTAACATGAGTAATAATAAGATAAATTTTGCAAGAATGAAGTTCTATTGTGATGAAAATAGATGTATTCATTGTGATGGTTGTTCAGTTGCTTGTGCCTCGGCACATGAGTTACCAGTTGAGATTAGTAGAAGAAAAGTTGTTACTGTAAATGAGGGTAAACAAGGAATGGAGTTTTCATTATCTGTTGCTTGTATGCATTGTACAGATGCACCTTGTGAACAGGTTTGTCCAGTTGATTGTTTCTACATCAGAGAAGATGGTATAGTTTTACATGATAAAAATAAATGTATAGGTTGTTCATACTGTCTATATGCTTGTCCTTTTGGTGCACCACAATTTCCTAGCAATGGAGCTTTTGGTACAAAAGGTGTTATGGATAAATGTACTATGTGTGCTGGTGGTCCTGAAGAGACAAATAGTGAACATGAAAGAGAACTATACGGTCAAAATAGAATAGCTGAAGGTAAAGTTCCTGTATGTGCTGCTATGTGTTCAACAAAAGCTCTACTTGTTGGAGATGCTGAATCTGTAGCAAATATATATAGAGAAAGAGTTTTATCTTTCGGTCATGGAACTCAATCAGCACCATTTGGTTGGGATAAAGCTTATGGAAAATAAAAGTTTTCTAAGTGAATATAAAGCTTACGTAATAGTAGGCTTTTTGTTCATGCTTTTAACATATTGGTACTTTTGGTTAGCAACAATTGCTGATATAAACTATGTTTACCAATTTTTAATGCAAATGTTAAAAGGAAATTTTACTGGACAAATTGTACCTTTTGATAGTTTAACACAGTATCAACAAATGGAAGTGGGTCTTTTTGGACCTAGATATGATGCAATTGCGCCTGAAGTTATAAGAGCATTTGAAGAGAGACAACATCTACTTCCTTGGGTTTTCTTTGTAGAATTTTGGTTGTTTGTAATTATGTTTATAGTTGCAAAAGGAAGAAAACAAGCAAAAATCACTAGAGAAAATGATAAAGTACAAGTTTACTCACTTTTTCAAAGAGTTGTTCTTTTATTAAATATTGTAATTATGATTTATCTGTTTATAACTGGTTTTTCAATAACATTTGGAAACTGGACAGGTGGAGGATATATTCCTAGACTTATGAGAGCTACACATGAAGTTGTTGGTGTTGCTTGGATTCCAGTTTGGTTTATTGTTACAGTTATTGCATTTAAAGATCACAAATACTTTGTAAGACCTAGTTCTAAAATATGGCATAAATTCTTTTTAAGAGGAAAATATGAGCATATGAATAGAATCAACTACTATATGTATGTTGCATTTGGTTTTTTACTTGTATTAAGTGGTTTTACAATATGGTATATGTTTCCAGATGCAGCAACGCATGCACAAACAATACAGATAAAAAGATTTATTTTATTTATCCATTTTATGGGTAGTGCAATTATCTCTTTCTTTACATTTGAAACAGTATATTCATACTTTGTTTCAGTAAAAGGTTATATTCCAGGTGTGATAACTGGGAAATTGCCAATTGAGTACTTAGAACAACTAAGACCAGATGTATTGGAAGAAGATAAAGATTTATTAAAAAGATAGGAAAAGCTTTAGGGCTTTTTCTATTTAAAAAAAGATTTTAAATATGCAAATTTTGCATATTAAGGAAAACTATGGATAATAGCAAATATTTAAAAACAGTAATTATTGACAAACTTATAGAAAATGAAGCCAATATGGTTGAAGACGTGACAATTGAAGAAGCACGTCTAAACCTATATTTAAACGGAGAAAAAGCTATATCTATGATGACAATACCAAAAGACCAAGATGCACATGCAATTGGTTTTTTAATGAGTGAGAATGTAATCTCTTCTATTGCTGACATAGAAGAGCTTACAGTTAGTGCTGATGGGTTAAGAGTAGATGTAAAAGCAAAAATAGATGAAAACTCACTACAAAATTTATATAAAGAGAAGACTTTAGTAAGTGGTTGTGGTGGAGGAGTTACTGGAAATATTGAAGGAAGTTTAGAGATCCCATTTAATCAAACTGCTTTTAAAATAAAGCCAGAAACTATTTATACTGAAGTTAAAAAGTTTTATCAA
Above is a genomic segment from Aliarcobacter cryaerophilus containing:
- the fdh3B gene encoding formate dehydrogenase FDH3 subunit beta: MSNNKINFARMKFYCDENRCIHCDGCSVACASAHELPVEISRRKVVTVNEGKQGMEFSLSVACMHCTDAPCEQVCPVDCFYIREDGIVLHDKNKCIGCSYCLYACPFGAPQFPSNGAFGTKGVMDKCTMCAGGPEETNSEHERELYGQNRIAEGKVPVCAAMCSTKALLVGDAESVANIYRERVLSFGHGTQSAPFGWDKAYGK
- a CDS encoding cytochrome b/b6 domain-containing protein, whose product is MENKSFLSEYKAYVIVGFLFMLLTYWYFWLATIADINYVYQFLMQMLKGNFTGQIVPFDSLTQYQQMEVGLFGPRYDAIAPEVIRAFEERQHLLPWVFFVEFWLFVIMFIVAKGRKQAKITRENDKVQVYSLFQRVVLLLNIVIMIYLFITGFSITFGNWTGGGYIPRLMRATHEVVGVAWIPVWFIVTVIAFKDHKYFVRPSSKIWHKFFLRGKYEHMNRINYYMYVAFGFLLVLSGFTIWYMFPDAATHAQTIQIKRFILFIHFMGSAIISFFTFETVYSYFVSVKGYIPGVITGKLPIEYLEQLRPDVLEEDKDLLKR
- the fdhD gene encoding formate dehydrogenase accessory sulfurtransferase FdhD, with translation MDNSKYLKTVIIDKLIENEANMVEDVTIEEARLNLYLNGEKAISMMTIPKDQDAHAIGFLMSENVISSIADIEELTVSADGLRVDVKAKIDENSLQNLYKEKTLVSGCGGGVTGNIEGSLEIPFNQTAFKIKPETIYTEVKKFYQESELYNLTGCVHKAMIYLLDGTTVTAEDIGRHNAIDKAIGKCKLQGLDTTKSILFVSGRLSSEMVTKAVMHKIPIVVSRTAPTYLGVQTAHKHGLTLIGFARGKKMNLYTHSGRIDV